One region of Mucilaginibacter gotjawali genomic DNA includes:
- a CDS encoding glycosyltransferase family 2 protein, whose amino-acid sequence MFFQLDSGKKMNDLLVSIIIPVYNAEKHLAACLDSAMKQTWQNTEIIIVDDGSSDSSLSIAQKYADGKKIIVISQKNSGASAARNAGLKAAKGEYIQFLDADDLLSPDKIESQLNVLNDSVNQVALCRTVHFFDGDDPFKGEVTDDWFCADNNNPVDFLLKLYAGEDEMPGYGGMIQPNAWLTPRAVIEKAGPWNEFRCPDDDGEFFCRVVLASGGIKFSKKGINYYRKFKLATSLSGQKNAEAFENIVESLNLKYGYLKARTSEPVLDRIFARHFWWTGVAAYPRFKELSGYCIQKATALGYKGEKYMGGPAGHALANILGWKPVRFMAYWQQRFKASWA is encoded by the coding sequence ATGTTTTTTCAGCTTGATAGCGGTAAAAAAATGAACGACCTGCTGGTTTCTATCATCATCCCTGTTTATAACGCCGAAAAACATTTAGCGGCATGCCTCGATTCTGCTATGAAGCAGACCTGGCAAAATACGGAGATCATTATAGTTGACGACGGTTCATCGGATTCATCGCTAAGCATTGCGCAAAAATATGCCGATGGGAAAAAGATAATCGTCATCAGCCAAAAAAACAGCGGAGCATCAGCGGCCCGCAATGCGGGGTTAAAAGCGGCGAAAGGCGAATACATTCAGTTTTTAGATGCCGACGATTTGTTAAGTCCTGATAAAATTGAAAGCCAGCTGAATGTTTTAAATGACTCAGTCAACCAGGTGGCCTTGTGCCGCACGGTTCATTTTTTTGACGGGGACGATCCTTTTAAAGGCGAGGTTACCGATGATTGGTTTTGTGCCGATAACAACAACCCCGTTGACTTTTTATTAAAATTGTACGCGGGCGAAGATGAAATGCCGGGCTATGGCGGGATGATCCAACCCAATGCCTGGTTAACGCCGCGCGCGGTAATTGAAAAAGCCGGGCCCTGGAACGAGTTCAGGTGCCCTGATGATGACGGCGAGTTTTTTTGCAGGGTAGTATTAGCTTCCGGGGGAATTAAATTCAGTAAGAAGGGCATTAATTATTACCGGAAATTTAAATTAGCCACTTCCTTGTCCGGGCAAAAAAATGCCGAAGCGTTTGAAAATATTGTCGAATCTCTCAACCTGAAATACGGGTACTTAAAGGCGCGTACAAGCGAGCCGGTACTTGACCGTATTTTTGCCCGCCATTTTTGGTGGACGGGCGTGGCGGCTTATCCCCGCTTTAAGGAATTATCGGGTTATTGCATCCAAAAGGCAACCGCCCTGGGCTATAAAGGCGAAAAATATATGGGGGGACCGGCAGGGCATGCCTTAGCCAACATTTTGGGATGGAAACCGGTGCGCTTTATGGCCTACTGGCAGCAACGTTTTAAAGCATCATGGGCCTGA
- a CDS encoding FkbM family methyltransferase, with protein MKTILSGFVRAVSKVIGKRNLEQLLVFSAKAVNINLHEHALIQIGGSGSLKEGASGERTFLIDTLPCLCKDNAQPVFFDIGANIGNYTLELRNYFPNASIYSFEPVKGTFEKLQNNTINAGVNLYNIGFSDTKGTGTLFNTIDNSDTEIASVYKDVFPEIFKNDNEISPIEFQMDTIDSFCISNSITNIDFLKIDVEGHELSVLKGAGNMLRNGKIRFIQFEFNSHNVYSRVFLRDFYMLLTGFEFYRIVQTGIDKLGPYNTANEIFVQQNILAVNGDVSDCIKDVFSA; from the coding sequence ATGAAAACAATTTTATCAGGCTTTGTTCGGGCGGTCTCGAAGGTCATCGGAAAAAGAAACTTAGAACAATTGTTGGTTTTTAGCGCAAAAGCCGTTAATATAAACTTACATGAGCATGCGCTTATTCAAATTGGCGGTTCAGGTAGTTTAAAAGAAGGTGCGAGTGGTGAGCGTACATTTTTAATAGATACGCTGCCTTGTTTGTGTAAAGATAACGCCCAACCGGTTTTTTTTGATATCGGTGCCAACATTGGCAATTATACATTGGAGTTAAGAAATTATTTTCCAAATGCGTCGATTTATTCTTTTGAACCGGTAAAAGGCACATTTGAAAAATTGCAAAATAACACGATAAACGCCGGCGTAAATTTATATAATATTGGCTTTAGCGATACGAAAGGGACAGGAACATTATTTAATACGATTGACAATTCTGATACTGAAATTGCTTCTGTATACAAGGATGTTTTTCCGGAGATTTTTAAAAATGACAATGAAATTTCCCCGATAGAATTCCAGATGGATACAATTGACAGCTTTTGTATTTCAAATAGCATTACAAATATTGATTTTTTAAAAATAGATGTCGAGGGCCATGAATTGTCTGTTTTAAAAGGAGCCGGGAACATGCTGAGAAACGGGAAGATCAGGTTTATTCAATTTGAATTTAATTCGCACAATGTGTATTCCCGGGTTTTCTTAAGGGATTTCTATATGTTGCTAACCGGGTTTGAATTTTACCGGATCGTTCAAACCGGAATTGATAAGCTTGGTCCGTACAACACTGCAAATGAGATATTTGTGCAGCAAAATATCCTTGCTGTAAATGGGGACGTAAGTGATTGCATTAAAGATGTTTTTTCAGCTTGA
- a CDS encoding glycosyltransferase family 10 domain-containing protein — translation MNKKSIKIKFQNGLDYKWSVNEILAELLDEYDFVDSTDPDFIVFGPYGNDIPAKGNYTRIGYFCENIKPDLSVCEWAFGIPREEDVQQPNYKRIQWHGFSPHDLIKGTDYDAEKVAASKTKFCNFLYSHKVSYREAFFSQLSKYKRVDAPGRSMNNMPGIDMLYSGDKWEVKRKFLSPYKFTIAFENDIYAGYQTEKLYDAMLAQSIPIYFGDPFVSEIFNTKSFINAGDYLNAGNKTLTETLGKIGHMDFDDIRPTFLNSPRYRIKRKIKSWARGFKTKAQFAGMDFSPVIEQIIAIDRQPELYLEYLKQPWLNNDTLPERFSTKKRWMEIFNTVK, via the coding sequence TTGAATAAAAAATCAATTAAAATAAAATTTCAAAACGGGCTTGATTATAAATGGTCGGTGAATGAAATATTGGCAGAACTGCTGGATGAGTATGATTTTGTCGACAGCACCGATCCTGATTTTATCGTTTTCGGTCCTTATGGGAATGATATTCCGGCAAAAGGCAATTACACCCGGATCGGCTATTTTTGCGAGAATATAAAACCCGATCTATCTGTTTGCGAATGGGCATTCGGCATCCCGCGCGAAGAGGATGTGCAGCAGCCCAACTACAAGCGGATCCAGTGGCACGGGTTTAGCCCGCACGATTTAATAAAGGGGACGGATTACGATGCGGAAAAGGTAGCGGCATCAAAAACAAAATTTTGCAATTTCTTATATTCGCACAAGGTCTCCTACCGGGAAGCTTTTTTTAGCCAGCTATCAAAATATAAAAGAGTGGATGCCCCGGGCCGGTCGATGAACAATATGCCGGGCATCGATATGCTTTATTCGGGGGATAAATGGGAGGTGAAAAGAAAATTTTTATCGCCCTATAAATTCACCATTGCATTTGAAAATGACATTTACGCCGGCTATCAAACCGAAAAATTATACGACGCCATGCTCGCCCAAAGCATCCCCATTTATTTTGGCGATCCGTTTGTAAGCGAAATATTTAATACCAAAAGTTTTATAAATGCCGGCGATTACCTTAACGCCGGCAACAAAACACTTACGGAGACATTGGGTAAAATAGGCCATATGGATTTTGATGATATCAGGCCAACCTTTTTGAACAGTCCACGCTACCGCATCAAAAGAAAAATAAAATCGTGGGCCAGGGGTTTTAAAACTAAGGCGCAATTTGCAGGAATGGATTTTAGCCCGGTAATTGAACAAATTATTGCCATTGACCGGCAGCCCGAATTATACCTTGAATATTTAAAACAACCCTGGCTGAATAATGATACGCTTCCTGAACGTTTTTCGACAAAAAAAAGGTGGATGGAAATTTTTAATACAGTGAAATGA
- a CDS encoding FkbM family methyltransferase, with translation MIYTGSRLKDKLFLFYIRKIPGHPFKLRIINLLNDFVFKNAVRVKGSNGKLLQLSTREYMCHEIIFSGSYEPLTLSLCDDLLKNGGVCIDIGANIGFHSIHLSFIENLKIYAIEPYFLSFQKLLSNIYLNKAKNIIPVNIGLSDKDSFGYLVNPSPANSGTFQVVDNSNDDLSYLIRLGTLSEIVKHYNLPSIDLMKIDVEGFEMNVFKGFFGQNLVKPKNIIMEFSDLTERTGYKKEEVYNYIIDQGYEAYNVLGDKFRLGDDYPEANLWFRRND, from the coding sequence ATGATATATACAGGAAGCCGGCTAAAGGACAAGCTGTTTTTATTTTACATTAGAAAAATACCGGGGCATCCCTTTAAGCTCAGGATCATAAATTTATTAAACGATTTCGTGTTTAAAAACGCGGTGAGGGTAAAAGGTTCAAACGGTAAGTTATTACAGCTTTCAACAAGGGAGTATATGTGCCACGAAATTATTTTTTCGGGAAGTTATGAGCCTTTAACCCTGAGCCTATGCGATGATCTGTTAAAAAATGGAGGAGTTTGTATAGATATTGGCGCCAATATTGGTTTTCATTCCATTCATCTAAGTTTTATTGAAAATTTAAAAATCTACGCTATTGAGCCTTATTTCCTGAGTTTTCAAAAATTATTGTCCAATATTTATTTAAACAAGGCAAAAAATATCATTCCGGTCAATATCGGGCTATCGGATAAAGATTCGTTCGGATACCTTGTCAACCCCTCTCCGGCCAACTCGGGCACTTTCCAGGTGGTGGACAACTCAAATGACGATTTATCTTATCTAATCAGGCTGGGTACGCTTTCCGAAATAGTAAAGCATTACAATTTACCCTCGATTGATTTGATGAAAATTGATGTAGAGGGGTTTGAGATGAACGTTTTTAAAGGCTTTTTCGGCCAAAACCTGGTAAAGCCTAAAAATATAATAATGGAATTCTCAGATCTGACTGAAAGAACCGGCTATAAAAAAGAAGAGGTATACAATTATATTATTGACCAGGGATACGAAGCCTATAATGTTTTGGGTGATAAATTTAGGTTGGGCGATGATTATCCTGAGGCCAATTTGTGGTTTAGGAGGAATGATTAA
- a CDS encoding glycosyltransferase: MKFSISYIIATRNRLPFLQITLAKLLAALQPDEEIVVVDGNSTDGAKEYLQELYNDGKIHQFITEPDINQAHGWNKAILMANGMFIKKIIDDDVFCYKAIRECKNYMLLNPAVDIVISNDLSSSLTSYKTIHKHSRLSQFEKWKNGLTPSFTFGDVHLLTRKSSLAYIGLYNTAFVMMDWEYSLRISHLRARISYYTGYNALSVGHVNTVTSLKNNRLVNEQGERACAFYEYAGDRAGISAWSKIKIFIGKRLKRAANANAQIPSVDAAGMNSIYSYYYHYISEINDHNVFEFFDSK; this comes from the coding sequence ATGAAGTTTTCCATCTCCTACATCATTGCAACACGTAACCGGTTGCCTTTCCTACAGATCACCCTGGCTAAATTGTTAGCGGCATTGCAACCGGATGAAGAAATAGTGGTGGTAGACGGTAACAGTACAGACGGTGCGAAGGAGTATCTTCAGGAATTATACAATGATGGCAAGATCCATCAATTTATCACTGAGCCAGACATTAACCAGGCCCATGGATGGAACAAGGCCATTTTGATGGCCAATGGTATGTTCATCAAGAAAATTATTGATGACGATGTTTTTTGTTATAAAGCGATCAGGGAATGTAAAAATTATATGCTGCTGAACCCGGCTGTTGACATTGTCATTTCCAACGATCTGAGCAGCTCTTTAACCAGCTATAAAACAATACATAAACACAGCAGGTTATCACAATTTGAAAAGTGGAAAAACGGGCTTACCCCATCATTTACCTTTGGCGACGTACATTTGTTAACAAGAAAGAGCTCATTGGCTTACATAGGTTTATACAATACCGCCTTTGTGATGATGGATTGGGAATATTCATTAAGGATTAGTCATTTAAGAGCCCGGATTAGTTATTACACAGGTTACAATGCACTGTCGGTTGGCCATGTAAATACGGTTACCTCATTAAAAAATAACAGGCTGGTTAATGAACAGGGTGAAAGGGCCTGTGCTTTTTATGAATATGCGGGCGACCGTGCCGGGATAAGTGCCTGGTCGAAAATTAAGATCTTCATTGGCAAGCGTTTAAAACGGGCGGCCAATGCGAACGCACAGATCCCATCTGTTGACGCGGCCGGTATGAATTCAATTTACAGCTATTATTACCATTATATTTCGGAAATAAATGACCATAATGTTTTTGAATTCTTTGATAGTAAATAA
- a CDS encoding alpha-1,2-fucosyltransferase: protein MIAVRLEGRLGNQLFQYAFIYSVSKNLKTRFYIDKSVINFMVLAYFDIKPARLSVLDQYVFTISGYKNIFNHHLKVAFYKLLKGICGLHELIFENELSPGEQLKSINDKVLYTGFFQSEDYFIDHKKEIINLFSIKRNYCEQFENILKTLPASKKYVTVHIRRGDYAGLGLALSSDYYKRAIDSIHTDENYYIFISDDFEFINREFGHIENKYLSENAEIIDFQFLTHADVCILSASSFSWWGAYLNPKHPKVIAPAYWLGKNEGKELPVNVIPEGWIKFK, encoded by the coding sequence ATGATAGCAGTTAGATTAGAGGGTCGTTTGGGTAACCAGCTTTTTCAATATGCCTTTATCTATAGTGTTTCAAAAAACCTAAAAACAAGGTTTTATATCGATAAAAGCGTGATCAATTTTATGGTGCTGGCCTACTTCGACATAAAACCAGCCCGCTTATCTGTTTTGGATCAATATGTTTTCACTATCAGCGGGTACAAAAACATTTTCAACCATCATTTAAAGGTGGCGTTTTACAAATTGCTAAAGGGAATTTGTGGATTGCATGAACTCATTTTTGAAAATGAACTTTCACCAGGCGAACAGCTAAAAAGCATTAATGACAAGGTACTATACACCGGCTTTTTTCAATCCGAAGATTATTTCATTGATCACAAAAAGGAGATCATCAATTTGTTTTCGATAAAAAGAAACTACTGTGAGCAATTCGAAAATATTTTAAAAACGCTTCCCGCCTCAAAAAAATATGTAACCGTGCATATCCGGCGTGGCGATTATGCGGGCCTCGGCCTGGCGCTGAGTTCGGATTATTATAAAAGGGCGATTGATAGCATCCACACCGATGAAAACTATTATATTTTCATTAGCGATGATTTTGAATTTATCAACCGGGAGTTTGGCCATATCGAAAATAAATACCTGTCGGAGAATGCCGAGATCATTGATTTCCAGTTTTTAACCCATGCCGATGTTTGTATCCTGTCAGCCAGTTCATTCAGCTGGTGGGGGGCATACCTTAATCCCAAACATCCCAAAGTAATTGCGCCGGCGTATTGGCTCGGAAAAAATGAAGGGAAAGAACTTCCGGTAAATGTGATCCCGGAGGGATGGATAAAATTTAAATAA
- a CDS encoding glycosyltransferase family 2 protein, which yields MPDISFFIPAYNCSLTIAESVDSIMATNFTDGDELIIVNDCSTDNTTEVLKKLRQKYPVITVIEHLRNKGGAAARNTAVENAKNELLFCLDSDNVLAPSSIPPLKKYLMEHNADVASFQFQHSFADDKFNPVYIWTLPAGDFNPDDYLVGKNTPGQHGNYLFTRQSWLNAKGYAEGTGALDTWTFGLRQAITGAKMVVLKDTFYYHRLDYANSYWMRDAEANLWSVSVKAAYALLPFFDRIDEQFLNYMLGKGKYIWFYQLKNRPLKLVSEGSKKQFYVNLNKKINAAIYPKPSFLSRAVNKIKRVLKLTK from the coding sequence ATGCCTGATATTTCATTTTTCATACCTGCCTATAATTGTTCGCTCACCATAGCGGAGTCTGTTGATTCAATTATGGCAACCAACTTTACCGACGGTGATGAGCTCATTATTGTAAATGATTGCTCAACTGACAATACAACCGAGGTTTTAAAAAAGCTGCGACAAAAATATCCCGTTATAACCGTTATTGAACATTTGCGGAATAAAGGTGGTGCAGCCGCCCGGAACACAGCAGTGGAAAACGCAAAGAATGAACTCCTGTTTTGCCTTGATTCAGATAATGTATTGGCCCCGTCGAGTATTCCCCCTTTAAAAAAATATTTAATGGAGCATAATGCTGATGTTGCTTCATTCCAGTTTCAGCATTCGTTTGCAGATGACAAATTTAACCCGGTTTATATCTGGACATTGCCCGCCGGTGATTTTAACCCTGACGATTACCTGGTTGGGAAAAATACGCCCGGTCAGCATGGCAACTACCTTTTTACGAGGCAAAGCTGGCTTAATGCCAAAGGCTATGCCGAAGGCACCGGTGCGCTTGATACCTGGACATTTGGCCTGCGCCAGGCAATAACCGGGGCTAAAATGGTGGTGCTAAAAGATACTTTTTACTATCACCGGCTTGATTATGCCAATTCATACTGGATGCGCGATGCGGAGGCTAACCTCTGGTCGGTTTCGGTAAAAGCGGCCTATGCCCTTTTGCCATTTTTTGACAGGATAGACGAGCAGTTTTTAAACTATATGCTTGGCAAGGGTAAATACATTTGGTTTTACCAGCTTAAAAACCGACCGCTTAAATTGGTTTCCGAAGGATCAAAAAAACAATTTTACGTCAACCTAAATAAAAAAATAAATGCGGCCATTTACCCCAAGCCCTCTTTTTTGTCGAGGGCAGTCAACAAAATTAAAAGAGTGCTTAAGCTGACAAAATGA
- a CDS encoding exostosin domain-containing protein: protein MKIFILDPPSVFQPKTQSFQYPGHNKDYGIEQDFHIWLKKQKNLVTNNPTEADWHYLPVYWTRWHINHGFAEHGEGLEELQAGVDKIVIDDSRTFTITQFDGGILINGGKMTLFTAARTINEGIDIPILCSTHRKPPINPKKRYLASFNGSFTTHPIRVEMEQRFKTNPGVLIQGGLPTRFYKRWLWAKNFNLNTMASYVALCPRGTSCSSFRFFEAMQLGTAPCLVGDVDVRPFKKFIPWDEFSYYAATVDDLEKLLKNLDKKDAIKKGKKAYRYWKNELYYQKWCKYVIKELEEMGSKSNA, encoded by the coding sequence ATGAAGATTTTTATTCTGGACCCACCGTCTGTATTTCAACCCAAAACGCAGTCATTTCAATATCCGGGGCACAACAAGGATTACGGTATTGAGCAGGACTTTCATATCTGGCTTAAAAAGCAAAAGAATCTGGTTACCAATAATCCCACAGAAGCCGACTGGCACTATTTACCCGTTTACTGGACCCGCTGGCATATTAATCACGGATTTGCGGAGCACGGGGAAGGTTTGGAAGAATTACAGGCAGGCGTTGATAAAATAGTGATTGACGACTCCAGGACATTCACCATTACCCAGTTTGATGGGGGGATATTGATCAATGGCGGTAAAATGACTTTGTTTACGGCGGCGCGTACCATCAATGAAGGTATTGACATTCCTATTTTGTGCAGCACGCACCGCAAACCGCCGATTAATCCTAAAAAGAGATATTTAGCCTCATTCAACGGATCATTTACCACGCACCCCATACGGGTTGAGATGGAGCAGCGGTTTAAAACCAACCCCGGGGTATTGATACAGGGCGGTTTGCCCACGCGGTTTTATAAAAGATGGCTTTGGGCCAAGAATTTCAACCTGAATACCATGGCATCGTACGTGGCATTATGCCCGAGAGGTACAAGTTGCAGTTCCTTTCGCTTTTTTGAGGCCATGCAGTTAGGCACTGCGCCCTGCCTGGTCGGCGATGTTGATGTACGCCCGTTTAAAAAATTCATCCCTTGGGATGAATTCAGCTATTATGCGGCGACAGTGGATGATCTGGAAAAACTGCTTAAAAATTTAGATAAAAAAGACGCCATAAAAAAAGGGAAAAAAGCTTACCGATATTGGAAAAACGAATTGTACTATCAAAAATGGTGCAAGTATGTGATTAAGGAGCTCGAAGAAATGGGGAGCAAAAGCAATGCCTGA
- a CDS encoding ABC transporter ATP-binding protein, with translation MTKVIKVENLSKAYQLGDFGTGTISRDLERYWARIRGKEDPFLKIGELNDRTQKGTSDIVWSLRDLNFEVERGDAVGIIGRNGAGKSTLLKILSRVTSPTVGTVKIKGRVASLLEVGTGFHPELTGRENIYLNGAILGMRKAEIKRKFDEIVDFAGVDRYIDTPVKRYSSGMYVRLAFAVAANLEAEILVVDEVLAVGDAEFQKKCLGKMGDVSKGEGKTVLFVSHNMGSVRQLCDKGILLTNGQIAFTGNTEAAIRNYMNSSLDPKSGIAAIGPLADTIKIKSVTVNGSPLDVAITPKDEINVCIKYQCLKYLPGFRISLTLFKDGVRVLTVQDLEESTAIEPGYYRSDIKLQSYFLRPGTYTVAVGGHNTNHTNFSLGNVEWFFVTDISSFEVLEEWSSAYDFNNLGIINLPNTNGVRTAIGSDD, from the coding sequence ATGACTAAAGTAATAAAGGTTGAAAATTTGTCGAAAGCGTACCAGTTAGGAGACTTTGGTACCGGAACCATTTCGCGCGACCTTGAACGTTACTGGGCCCGGATCCGCGGCAAAGAAGACCCCTTTTTAAAAATAGGCGAACTTAATGACCGCACTCAAAAAGGCACAAGCGATATTGTATGGAGCTTACGCGACCTGAATTTTGAGGTTGAACGGGGTGATGCAGTAGGGATTATAGGGCGAAACGGTGCGGGTAAAAGCACCCTGTTAAAAATTTTAAGCAGGGTAACCTCGCCAACCGTCGGGACGGTTAAAATTAAGGGCCGGGTTGCCAGCTTGCTGGAAGTAGGTACCGGCTTTCACCCTGAACTGACCGGGCGCGAAAATATTTATCTGAATGGCGCCATCCTGGGTATGCGCAAGGCAGAGATTAAACGGAAGTTTGATGAGATAGTGGACTTTGCAGGTGTCGACCGTTATATTGATACCCCGGTAAAAAGATATTCATCCGGTATGTATGTACGGCTTGCATTTGCTGTTGCGGCCAACCTGGAGGCTGAAATTTTAGTAGTTGACGAAGTACTGGCCGTTGGCGATGCCGAGTTTCAGAAAAAATGCCTCGGAAAGATGGGCGATGTGAGTAAAGGCGAGGGAAAAACCGTTTTGTTTGTGAGCCACAACATGGGGAGCGTACGGCAGTTATGCGATAAGGGAATATTGCTCACCAACGGGCAAATAGCTTTTACCGGTAACACCGAAGCAGCCATCAGGAATTATATGAACAGTTCGCTGGACCCAAAATCGGGAATTGCTGCTATCGGTCCTCTCGCTGACACTATCAAAATAAAAAGCGTTACGGTAAACGGCAGCCCCCTGGATGTTGCGATAACACCAAAGGATGAAATAAATGTTTGTATTAAATACCAGTGTCTTAAATACTTGCCGGGCTTCCGCATCTCGCTTACTTTATTTAAAGATGGCGTAAGGGTGCTGACGGTTCAGGACCTGGAAGAATCTACAGCGATTGAACCCGGGTATTACCGCTCGGATATAAAGCTGCAAAGCTATTTTTTAAGGCCGGGAACTTACACCGTAGCCGTTGGCGGGCACAATACCAACCATACCAATTTTTCGCTGGGGAATGTTGAGTGGTTTTTTGTGACCGATATCAGTTCGTTTGAAGTGCTGGAAGAATGGAGCAGTGCGTATGACTTCAATAACCTGGGAATAATAAACCTGCCGAATACCAACGGCGTGCGTACTGCCATAGGCAGTGATGACTGA
- a CDS encoding ABC transporter permease — protein MDKPGEEIWDIEISPRNNLLDLKLKDVWHYRDLLVLLVRRDFVAFYKQTVLGPLWFFLQPLATIVLFNFVFANIAKISTGSIPPPVFYLAGTIIWNYFSDCLTKTSTVFKDNSAMLGKVYFPRLIMPLSIVLSNLIRFGVQFILFLLLMVIYSIQGYPIQPNFYLLLFPVLIVLIAALGLGLGMMISAVTTKYRDLTFVVSFAVPLLMYTTTVIYPLTVAQAKYPKYSWLIKYNPITVVIETFRKGFLGEGSFNWGLLGFAAGATIIVVIIGTIIFNRVEKNFVDTV, from the coding sequence ATGGATAAGCCGGGGGAAGAAATTTGGGACATTGAAATCAGCCCCAGGAATAATCTTCTTGACCTGAAACTAAAGGATGTATGGCATTACCGGGATCTGCTTGTATTATTGGTGCGAAGGGATTTTGTGGCTTTTTATAAGCAAACGGTATTGGGTCCGCTCTGGTTTTTTTTGCAGCCACTGGCTACTATCGTCCTTTTCAATTTCGTTTTTGCCAATATTGCCAAAATATCCACCGGGTCAATTCCGCCCCCGGTATTTTATTTAGCAGGAACCATCATCTGGAATTATTTTTCGGATTGTTTAACTAAAACTTCGACTGTATTTAAAGATAATTCGGCAATGCTGGGTAAGGTATATTTTCCGCGGTTGATTATGCCGCTGAGTATTGTACTTTCAAACCTGATCAGGTTCGGTGTACAATTTATTTTGTTTTTATTGCTGATGGTTATTTATAGTATCCAGGGATACCCGATACAACCCAATTTTTACTTGTTGCTGTTCCCGGTGCTCATCGTATTGATAGCCGCATTGGGTTTGGGTTTGGGGATGATGATCTCTGCGGTAACTACCAAATACCGCGACCTTACCTTTGTGGTAAGCTTTGCTGTACCGCTTTTAATGTATACCACCACGGTAATTTATCCGTTAACCGTTGCCCAGGCAAAATATCCTAAATATAGCTGGCTAATTAAATACAACCCGATAACAGTAGTTATCGAAACGTTTAGAAAAGGCTTTTTGGGCGAGGGCAGTTTCAATTGGGGGTTATTGGGATTTGCCGCCGGCGCGACGATAATTGTTGTGATCATCGGCACCATTATATTTAACCGGGTGGAGAAAAATTTTGTTGATACCGTATAA
- a CDS encoding glycosyltransferase family 4 protein, giving the protein MSKKVVLFSLQTFSTTGGIQKMTRTLAHSLYNLAKNNEWDFRLWSVYDSDKDLMPQYLPADNFVGFNLMRLNFIFRTIFQSKKPDVVILTHINLASVGLLLKIINPKCKVWLITHGIEVWRPLSRVKIALLKHCDKVICVSNFTRQQMISRHQTDPAKCVVLNNAVDPFMRLPETFTKPVHLLQRYRITADNPVLFTLTRLASTEQYKGHDQVIKVIGRLKQTYPDIKYILSGKYDRNEESRIQKLISDHKVEEQVILTGFIDENELSDHFLLADVFVLPSKKEGFGIVFIEALACGLPVICGNVDGSVDAICNGELGKAINPDDLAELENALTVFLKTALTKETRKYLQTQCLLHFNEKHYMENLEKLINNG; this is encoded by the coding sequence ATGTCTAAAAAAGTAGTACTATTTTCTTTGCAAACGTTTAGCACTACTGGTGGTATCCAAAAAATGACGCGTACGCTTGCCCATTCGCTATATAACCTTGCCAAAAACAACGAATGGGATTTTAGATTATGGTCCGTTTACGATTCCGATAAAGATTTAATGCCCCAATATTTGCCTGCTGATAATTTTGTCGGCTTTAATCTGATGCGCCTGAACTTTATTTTCAGGACGATATTTCAGTCGAAAAAGCCTGATGTAGTTATATTGACACATATTAACCTGGCGTCGGTAGGGCTGCTACTGAAAATCATCAACCCTAAATGTAAAGTTTGGCTGATTACACACGGTATTGAGGTATGGAGGCCGTTATCCCGCGTTAAAATTGCGCTGCTGAAACATTGCGACAAGGTGATATGTGTGAGCAACTTTACCCGGCAGCAAATGATAAGCAGGCATCAAACCGACCCTGCCAAGTGTGTCGTTCTAAACAATGCGGTTGATCCGTTTATGAGGCTACCGGAAACGTTTACAAAACCGGTACATTTATTACAGCGGTATAGAATAACGGCAGATAATCCTGTACTATTTACGTTAACCCGCCTGGCCTCAACCGAGCAGTATAAGGGGCACGACCAGGTGATAAAAGTGATAGGCCGTTTAAAACAAACATATCCGGACATAAAATATATCCTTTCCGGAAAGTATGATCGCAACGAAGAGAGCAGGATTCAGAAACTCATTTCAGATCATAAAGTGGAAGAACAGGTAATACTTACCGGATTTATTGATGAAAACGAACTTTCCGATCATTTTTTACTGGCTGATGTGTTTGTATTGCCGAGTAAAAAAGAAGGTTTTGGAATTGTTTTTATTGAAGCGCTGGCTTGCGGCCTGCCTGTTATCTGCGGAAATGTTGATGGGAGTGTTGATGCCATCTGCAACGGCGAATTAGGGAAAGCCATAAATCCGGACGACCTGGCAGAATTGGAAAATGCCTTAACTGTTTTTTTAAAAACAGCTTTAACCAAGGAGACCCGGAAATACCTGCAGACGCAATGCCTGCTGCATTTTAATGAAAAACATTATATGGAGAACTTAGAAAAACTAATAAATAATGGATAA